In Natronococcus occultus SP4, the following proteins share a genomic window:
- a CDS encoding sulfatase-like hydrolase/transferase, giving the protein MADVDGRPNVLFVLTDQERYDYSAPDGPPVETETIDRLSSEGMRFERAVTPISICTSARASLLTGLFPHGHGMLNNSHEADAIRANLPTELPTFSELLAESGYELTYTGKWHVGDDQTPEDFGFSYLGGSDKHHDDIDEAFREYREERGTPLGETELEDEIYTRGGEESGTFVAAKTPVDVEDTRAYFLAERTIDAIEAHAEGNREEPFFHRADFYGPHHPYVVPEPYASMYDPAAIERPESYAETYDGKPQVHENFLHYRGVADFDWETWAEAIAKYRGFVTMIDDQLERILDVLEDHGLDEETAVVHAADHGDFVGGHRQFNKGPLMYDDTYRVPLQVRWPGVVEPGSVCEDPVHLHDLAATFLEMGDVAAPDSFDARSLVPLLEGEDGTDRPDAVFAQYHGDEFGLYTQRMVRTERYKYVYNGPDIDELYDLETDPAELQNLIDHPGYADVRGAMRERLVDWMDRTDDPNRKWVPDVLRDRERN; this is encoded by the coding sequence ATGGCAGACGTCGACGGTCGTCCGAACGTGTTGTTCGTCCTCACCGACCAGGAGCGGTACGACTACTCCGCACCCGACGGTCCGCCCGTCGAGACGGAGACGATCGATCGGCTCTCGAGCGAGGGGATGCGGTTCGAGCGGGCCGTTACCCCGATCAGCATCTGTACGAGCGCCAGAGCCTCCCTGCTGACCGGGCTGTTCCCCCACGGCCACGGGATGTTGAACAACAGCCACGAGGCCGACGCGATCCGGGCGAACCTGCCGACGGAGCTGCCGACGTTCTCCGAGCTGCTCGCCGAGTCGGGCTACGAGCTGACCTACACGGGCAAGTGGCACGTCGGCGACGACCAGACCCCCGAGGACTTCGGCTTCTCGTACCTGGGCGGCAGCGACAAACACCACGACGACATTGACGAGGCGTTCCGCGAGTACCGCGAGGAGCGCGGGACGCCGCTCGGGGAGACCGAGCTCGAGGACGAGATCTACACCCGCGGCGGCGAGGAGTCGGGGACGTTCGTCGCGGCGAAAACGCCCGTCGACGTCGAGGACACGCGGGCGTACTTCCTCGCCGAGCGGACGATCGACGCGATCGAGGCCCATGCGGAGGGCAACCGCGAGGAGCCGTTCTTCCACCGGGCGGACTTCTACGGCCCCCACCACCCCTACGTCGTCCCCGAGCCGTACGCCTCGATGTACGACCCCGCGGCGATCGAACGGCCCGAAAGCTACGCCGAGACCTACGACGGGAAACCCCAGGTTCACGAGAACTTCCTGCATTACCGGGGCGTCGCCGACTTCGACTGGGAAACCTGGGCCGAAGCGATCGCGAAGTACCGCGGGTTCGTGACGATGATCGACGACCAGCTCGAGCGGATCCTCGACGTCCTCGAAGACCACGGTCTCGACGAGGAGACCGCGGTCGTCCACGCCGCCGACCACGGCGACTTCGTCGGCGGCCACCGCCAGTTCAACAAGGGGCCGCTGATGTACGACGACACCTACCGCGTCCCGCTGCAGGTGCGCTGGCCGGGGGTCGTCGAGCCCGGCTCCGTCTGCGAGGACCCGGTTCACCTCCACGATCTGGCCGCGACCTTCCTCGAGATGGGTGACGTCGCGGCGCCGGACTCCTTCGACGCGCGGAGTCTCGTTCCCCTGCTCGAGGGCGAGGACGGAACGGACCGTCCCGACGCCGTGTTCGCGCAGTACCACGGCGACGAGTTCGGGCTCTACACCCAGCGGATGGTCCGCACCGAGCGGTACAAGTACGTCTACAACGGCCCCGATATCGACGAGCTGTACGACCTGGAGACCGATCCCGCGGAGCTGCAGAACCTGATCGACCACCCTGGCTACGCCGACGTCCGCGGGGCGATGCGGGAGCGACTGGTCGACTGGATGGACCGGACCGACGACCCGAACCGGAAGTGGGTGCCGGACGTCCTGCGAGATCGGGAGCGGAACTGA